One stretch of Oceanimonas pelagia DNA includes these proteins:
- a CDS encoding penicillin-binding protein 1A, which translates to MLKWLVRLLALAFFLGLSGMVALFVLYQQISADLPDVSTLKDVRLETPMRIYSQDGELISQYGEQRRTPVTIDRMPPQLIDAFLATEDARFYEHPGIDPVGIARAALVWLTTGEKRQGASTITQQVARNFFLSREKTIVRKVKEIVLALHIESQLSKDEILELYLNKIPLGHRAHGVGAAAQVYYGKELADLTLAEMAMIAGLPKAPSTLNPISNPRRAEERRAVVLGRMLDTGKISQAQYNEAIAAPVRTRYHGAEITLNAPYLAEMAHQFAVSMFGDEAYTRGLNIYTTVHADEQQAANQALVNGLLAYDLRHGYRGAEATLWRDSPPWSQEQIEQHLDEQPSYWPLQPAVVTQVGERSATVVIKDKGTARLDWDGLKWARAYIADNRQGKAPSRAGEILKAGEQVWVRPLGEGWMLGQLPDINGALVALEPTTGAVTALVGGFNFTLNKFNRVEQAERQMGSNIKPFIYSTALDQGFTLASLVNDAPINHWDVGSGNAWKPRNSPNVYDGPIRVREALARSKNVVSIRLLRDSGIANAMQRLNDFGFDTSRIPATESLALGSPSATPLQMATGYAAFANGGYKVTPFVVERIEDTQGVVLYRAAPEQRRIVSEENAFLISSALTSAIQGGVSGERRWNGTGWRAGRALGRSDIAGKTGTTNDSRDAWFSGFTPDRVATAWVGFDDFGRPLGRTAYHPNLGRDQVAGGEFGGSTALPIWADYMKVALSHFPERDRPVPAELVTATIDTGTGLLSNNGKGRTEYFVKGSEPRRYSQPDSHQQFGGTSVTDELF; encoded by the coding sequence ATGCTCAAATGGCTCGTTCGCCTGCTTGCCCTGGCCTTTTTCCTTGGCCTTTCCGGCATGGTTGCACTTTTTGTACTGTACCAGCAAATCAGTGCCGATCTGCCGGATGTTTCCACCCTCAAAGACGTGCGTCTGGAAACCCCCATGCGCATCTACAGCCAGGACGGCGAACTGATCTCCCAGTATGGTGAGCAACGCCGCACGCCGGTGACCATCGACCGAATGCCGCCTCAGTTGATCGACGCCTTCCTTGCCACCGAGGATGCCCGCTTTTACGAACACCCGGGCATCGACCCCGTGGGCATCGCCCGTGCCGCTCTGGTGTGGCTGACCACGGGAGAAAAGCGTCAGGGCGCCAGCACCATTACCCAGCAGGTGGCCCGCAACTTTTTCCTCAGCCGGGAAAAAACCATAGTGCGCAAGGTCAAGGAGATTGTTCTGGCTTTGCACATTGAAAGTCAACTGAGCAAGGACGAGATCCTTGAACTGTACCTCAATAAAATTCCCCTGGGGCACCGCGCCCACGGCGTGGGCGCGGCCGCTCAGGTATATTACGGCAAGGAGCTGGCCGATCTGACCCTGGCGGAAATGGCGATGATTGCCGGGCTGCCCAAGGCCCCGTCCACCCTCAACCCCATCAGCAACCCGCGCCGGGCCGAGGAACGCCGCGCGGTGGTACTGGGCCGCATGCTGGACACCGGCAAGATCAGCCAGGCCCAGTATAACGAGGCCATAGCGGCGCCGGTGCGCACCCGCTATCACGGTGCCGAAATCACCCTCAACGCCCCCTACCTGGCGGAGATGGCCCATCAGTTCGCGGTGTCCATGTTCGGGGACGAGGCCTACACCCGCGGCCTGAACATTTACACCACGGTGCACGCCGACGAGCAGCAGGCCGCCAACCAGGCGCTGGTGAACGGCCTGCTGGCCTACGATCTGCGCCACGGCTACCGCGGCGCCGAGGCCACCCTGTGGCGGGACTCCCCCCCCTGGAGCCAGGAGCAGATTGAACAGCACCTGGACGAACAGCCCAGCTACTGGCCCTTACAGCCGGCGGTGGTCACCCAGGTGGGTGAGCGCAGTGCTACCGTGGTGATCAAGGACAAGGGGACCGCCCGGCTGGATTGGGATGGGCTCAAGTGGGCGCGCGCCTATATTGCCGACAACCGCCAGGGCAAGGCGCCTTCCCGGGCCGGCGAGATCCTCAAGGCGGGAGAACAAGTCTGGGTCCGCCCTCTCGGTGAAGGCTGGATGCTGGGCCAGCTGCCCGACATCAACGGCGCCCTGGTGGCGCTGGAGCCCACCACCGGCGCCGTAACCGCCCTGGTGGGCGGGTTCAACTTCACCCTCAACAAGTTCAACCGGGTGGAGCAGGCCGAACGGCAGATGGGCTCCAACATCAAGCCCTTTATCTACTCCACCGCCCTGGATCAGGGTTTTACCCTGGCCAGCCTGGTGAACGATGCCCCCATCAACCACTGGGACGTGGGCAGCGGCAATGCCTGGAAGCCACGCAACTCCCCCAATGTGTATGATGGCCCCATTAGGGTTCGCGAGGCCCTGGCCCGCTCCAAGAACGTGGTATCCATTCGCCTGCTGCGCGACAGCGGCATTGCCAACGCCATGCAACGGCTGAACGACTTCGGCTTCGATACCAGCCGCATTCCCGCCACCGAGAGCCTGGCGCTGGGCTCGCCGTCGGCCACGCCGCTGCAAATGGCCACCGGCTATGCCGCCTTTGCCAATGGCGGCTACAAGGTCACTCCCTTTGTGGTGGAGCGCATTGAAGACACCCAGGGCGTGGTACTGTACCGGGCCGCGCCCGAGCAGCGGCGCATTGTCAGCGAGGAAAACGCCTTTCTTATCAGCTCGGCGCTGACCTCGGCCATTCAGGGCGGGGTCAGTGGAGAGCGCCGCTGGAACGGCACCGGCTGGCGCGCCGGCCGCGCCCTGGGCCGCAGCGACATCGCCGGCAAGACCGGCACCACCAACGACTCCCGGGATGCCTGGTTTTCGGGCTTTACCCCGGATCGGGTGGCCACCGCCTGGGTGGGCTTTGACGACTTTGGCCGGCCGCTGGGCCGCACCGCCTATCATCCCAACCTGGGCCGGGATCAGGTGGCCGGCGGCGAGTTTGGCGGCAGCACGGCGCTGCCGATCTGGGCCGATTACATGAAGGTGGCGTTGTCGCACTTTCCCGAACGTGACCGCCCCGTGCCCGCCGAGCTGGTGACCGCCACCATAGACACCGGCACCGGCCTGCTGAGCAACAACGGCAAGGGCCGCACCGAGTACTTTGTAAAGGGCAGCGAGCCTCGCCGCTACAGCCAGCCCGACAGCCACCAGCAGTTTGGCGGCACCAGCGTCACCGACGAGCTGTTTTAA
- the pilM gene encoding type IV pilus assembly protein PilM, with translation MFSLTGKRDVQWMVGVDFGTGSLKAVVLKGQRERLQLAAMASVPTPANSIIDHQLQDIEAVGEALKQLRRQLGSRIDRVATAVTGSSVTSKIIALPRGLNDDDLENQVMLEAGQHIPFPLEEISLDYERLGPSPSRPDREDILLSAARTDSISTRLAALQLAGWEAGVVDIGVHAIARAAQALLQAEQADAGPLALADIGAECLTFGVMERGEVIHSRLQNFGGAHFTRELSQLSGMPDSQAETAKLAHTLPGPLLEEAKQRHITAILQHLRRNLQIFQSSSGSQPPQALFLSGGGSQLDQLAPVLEQELAMPVFVPRFERLLGGDERQYAGAAAYTTALGLALRSFSSCPV, from the coding sequence ATGTTTAGCCTGACCGGAAAACGGGACGTGCAGTGGATGGTGGGGGTGGACTTTGGTACCGGCAGCCTGAAGGCGGTGGTGCTCAAGGGGCAGAGGGAACGCCTGCAACTGGCCGCCATGGCCAGCGTGCCCACGCCCGCCAACAGCATTATCGATCACCAGCTGCAGGACATTGAAGCCGTGGGTGAGGCCCTGAAGCAGCTGCGGCGCCAGCTTGGCAGCCGCATCGACAGGGTGGCCACGGCGGTCACCGGCAGCAGTGTGACCAGCAAAATCATTGCCTTGCCCCGAGGCCTGAATGACGACGATCTGGAAAACCAGGTGATGCTGGAGGCCGGCCAGCATATCCCCTTTCCGCTGGAGGAAATCAGCCTCGACTATGAGCGCCTGGGGCCCAGTCCGTCCCGTCCCGACCGGGAAGACATTCTGCTCAGTGCCGCCCGCACCGACAGCATTTCCACGCGTCTGGCGGCCTTGCAGCTGGCGGGCTGGGAGGCCGGGGTGGTAGACATAGGGGTGCACGCCATCGCCCGTGCCGCCCAGGCCCTGCTGCAGGCTGAACAGGCCGACGCCGGCCCGCTGGCACTGGCGGATATTGGCGCCGAATGCCTGACCTTTGGCGTGATGGAGCGGGGAGAGGTCATTCACAGCCGGCTGCAGAACTTTGGCGGCGCTCATTTTACCCGGGAGCTGAGCCAGCTGTCGGGCATGCCCGACAGCCAGGCCGAAACCGCCAAGCTGGCGCACACCCTGCCCGGGCCCCTGCTGGAAGAGGCAAAACAGCGCCATATTACCGCCATTCTTCAGCATCTTCGCCGCAACCTGCAGATCTTCCAGAGCAGCTCCGGCAGCCAGCCGCCCCAGGCGCTGTTTCTGAGCGGCGGCGGCAGCCAGCTGGATCAGCTGGCGCCGGTGCTGGAACAGGAGCTGGCCATGCCGGTGTTTGTGCCCCGCTTTGAACGGTTACTGGGTGGGGACGAGCGGCAGTATGCCGGTGCTGCGGCCTACACCACCGCCCTGGGGCTGGCACTGAGGAGCTTTTCATCATGTCCAGTATAA
- a CDS encoding PilN domain-containing protein, producing the protein MSSINLLPWREGLKIRQKKRFLLLLAAAVAVTAMVMLLINLRIGQLVAHQQERNHFLQVETVKLDQVLGEISAIRQQREQLLERMRLIDQLQHRRAFSVRLFNQMPGLVPPGVYLSSLNVARERIELVGKTEAYPRVASMLRSMEASRWLTEPRLGSIYASDSQPIALSQFSMSVKVVSEGGQP; encoded by the coding sequence ATGTCCAGTATAAATCTGCTGCCCTGGCGGGAAGGGCTCAAAATCAGGCAGAAAAAACGGTTTCTGCTGCTGCTGGCGGCGGCGGTGGCGGTCACCGCCATGGTCATGTTGCTCATCAACCTGCGCATCGGACAGCTGGTGGCTCACCAGCAGGAGCGCAATCACTTTCTGCAGGTGGAAACCGTCAAGCTGGATCAGGTGCTGGGGGAGATCAGCGCCATTCGCCAGCAGCGGGAGCAATTGCTGGAGCGCATGCGGCTAATCGATCAGTTACAGCACAGACGAGCCTTTTCGGTGCGGCTGTTCAACCAGATGCCGGGACTGGTGCCGCCCGGGGTGTACCTGAGCTCGCTCAACGTGGCCCGGGAGCGCATTGAGCTGGTGGGCAAAACCGAAGCCTATCCCCGCGTGGCCTCCATGTTGCGCAGCATGGAAGCCAGCCGCTGGCTGACCGAACCCCGGCTGGGCTCGATTTATGCCTCCGACAGCCAGCCCATTGCCCTCAGCCAGTTTTCCATGAGCGTGAAGGTGGTTTCAGAAGGAGGTCAGCCATGA
- a CDS encoding type 4a pilus biogenesis protein PilO, whose translation MNWQELNELDFDNIGQWPRPAKVGTLVILCMLLAGLMGQFLIRDSLAELEQARAQETALKRTFETKAHQAAALPAYEQQMKVLQARLENELRKLPNQLEIAGLLDDISFIATDNGLRIERINWEAEQPGEFSTELPMRIIVSGDYHQLGRFVADVAALPRIVILDSFSLGNKDGDQLAMSMLAKTYKYNEQGAR comes from the coding sequence ATGAACTGGCAGGAGCTGAACGAACTGGATTTTGACAACATTGGCCAGTGGCCCAGGCCCGCCAAGGTGGGCACCCTGGTCATACTGTGCATGCTGCTGGCCGGGCTCATGGGGCAGTTTCTGATCCGTGACAGCCTGGCAGAGCTGGAGCAGGCAAGGGCCCAGGAGACGGCGCTCAAGCGCACCTTTGAGACCAAGGCCCATCAGGCGGCGGCGCTGCCGGCCTATGAACAGCAGATGAAGGTGCTGCAGGCGCGGCTGGAAAACGAGCTGCGCAAGCTGCCCAACCAGCTGGAGATTGCCGGTTTGCTCGATGACATCAGCTTTATCGCCACCGATAACGGCCTGCGCATCGAGCGCATCAACTGGGAAGCGGAGCAGCCGGGCGAGTTCTCTACCGAGCTGCCCATGCGCATCATCGTCAGCGGCGACTACCACCAGCTGGGCCGGTTTGTGGCCGATGTGGCGGCGCTGCCGCGCATTGTGATCCTCGACAGTTTCAGCCTTGGCAACAAGGACGGCGACCAGCTCGCCATGAGCATGCTGGCCAAAACCTACAAATACAATGAGCAGGGGGCGCGATGA
- a CDS encoding pilus assembly protein PilP: MKARLTLLLILVGLTACTEEEDLRRYVAEVRSRPAAAPEPMPELNEYVPEAYVPVSERSPFVSPRPESAASRRQTPKDCEQPDIGRPRQPLERYSLNNLAMRGTLQNAAGMRALVVSQDGTTHLVAPGDRLGLDHGEVTAISATGLTLREYVSDGRGCWTQRETTLALTGEPQ, from the coding sequence ATGAAAGCACGCCTGACCCTGCTGCTGATACTGGTGGGTTTGACCGCCTGCACCGAGGAAGAGGATCTGCGCCGTTACGTGGCCGAGGTACGTTCCCGGCCGGCGGCGGCGCCCGAGCCCATGCCCGAGCTCAATGAATACGTGCCCGAGGCCTATGTACCGGTGAGTGAGCGCAGCCCCTTTGTGTCGCCCCGGCCGGAGAGCGCCGCCAGCCGCCGGCAGACGCCCAAGGACTGTGAGCAACCCGACATCGGGCGACCCAGGCAGCCGCTGGAGCGCTATTCCCTCAACAACCTGGCCATGCGCGGGACCCTGCAGAATGCCGCCGGCATGCGGGCGCTGGTGGTGTCGCAGGACGGAACGACCCACCTGGTGGCACCGGGAGACCGGTTGGGGCTGGACCATGGCGAGGTCACCGCCATCAGCGCGACGGGGCTCACCCTGAGGGAATACGTGTCCGATGGCCGGGGTTGCTGGACTCAGCGGGAAACTACGCTGGCGCTGACCGGCGAACCACAATGA
- the pilQ gene encoding type IV pilus secretin PilQ: MGTTTAVRLSVCLVTMLAWLTAWPALAVSLEQFRVNPLTGDQLVLEMEFDGPPTVTEQLSQDPPTLVLNLPGASSALLENRIPIERQGISTIDIRRAGAALEVVIPMARWQPYRVHRQGNTLRLELGAGVSPPSGAGTPLPPGTINGIAGIDFRRGSEGQASVVIALDRATAAVDLQKRGRRLEASFHNTHIPDSLLQTYDVTDFATLAQRIQTRRERGSVVITVEAGSDFTYQYEQRGREFVIELARPAAATTAGGAGKRYGGKPISMNFQDIPVRTALQLIADFNNFNLVTTDSVQGNLTLRLDGVPWEQALDTILQVRGLDKRLDGNILLVAPAAELAQQEQQQLENRQAKEVLAPLETEFLQVNYAKATDVVALLTNESTRLLSERGAIAVDDRTNMLVIKDTRENIESIRRMLKLLDIPIKQVVIEARMVTINEGLEEDLGINWEYRNDTQGGHNRTVGDLNINLPITSEGGSIGLQIAKLSDGTILDLELAALERENRAEIIASPRVTTSSQKPALIQQGVQIPYSTVSEQGTNVEFADAFLSLKVTPQITPDNRVVLDLMVTQDSVGEFVPQSDGSIVPSINAQSVTTQVLVSDGETLVLGGIYQQDITRNVSKVPLLGDIPVVGRLFKSTSDTNRKRELIIFVTPRIVHDSI; encoded by the coding sequence ATGGGAACAACCACCGCCGTGCGGTTGAGTGTCTGTCTGGTCACCATGCTGGCCTGGCTGACCGCCTGGCCGGCCCTGGCCGTGAGTCTGGAACAGTTTCGGGTTAACCCGCTGACCGGCGATCAACTGGTGCTGGAAATGGAGTTTGACGGGCCACCCACGGTGACCGAGCAACTGAGCCAGGACCCGCCGACCCTGGTGCTGAACCTGCCCGGGGCCAGCTCGGCGCTGCTGGAAAACCGCATTCCCATTGAGCGCCAGGGCATTTCCACCATCGACATTCGGCGTGCCGGTGCGGCGCTGGAGGTGGTGATCCCCATGGCGCGCTGGCAGCCCTATCGGGTACACCGGCAAGGCAACACCCTGCGGCTGGAGCTGGGAGCGGGGGTGAGCCCCCCTTCAGGGGCGGGCACCCCGTTGCCGCCGGGCACCATCAACGGCATTGCCGGCATCGATTTCCGCCGGGGGAGCGAAGGGCAGGCCAGCGTGGTGATCGCCCTGGACCGAGCCACGGCGGCGGTGGATTTGCAAAAGCGGGGCCGGCGGCTGGAGGCCAGCTTCCACAATACCCATATTCCCGACTCGCTGCTGCAAACCTACGATGTCACCGACTTTGCCACCCTGGCCCAGCGCATACAGACGCGCCGGGAGCGTGGCAGCGTGGTGATTACGGTGGAGGCGGGCAGCGATTTTACCTATCAGTATGAGCAGCGGGGGCGCGAGTTTGTGATCGAGCTGGCCCGGCCGGCAGCGGCCACCACCGCCGGCGGGGCCGGCAAGCGCTACGGCGGCAAGCCCATCTCCATGAACTTTCAGGACATTCCGGTACGCACCGCGCTGCAGCTGATCGCCGATTTCAACAATTTCAACCTGGTCACCACCGACTCGGTGCAGGGCAACCTGACCCTGCGGCTGGATGGGGTCCCCTGGGAGCAGGCGCTGGACACCATTTTGCAGGTGCGTGGCCTCGACAAGCGGCTGGACGGCAATATTCTGCTGGTGGCGCCGGCGGCGGAGCTGGCGCAACAGGAGCAGCAGCAGCTGGAGAACCGCCAGGCCAAGGAAGTGCTGGCACCGCTTGAAACCGAGTTTTTGCAGGTCAACTATGCCAAGGCCACCGATGTGGTGGCCCTGCTCACCAACGAAAGCACCCGGCTGCTTTCCGAGCGGGGCGCCATTGCGGTGGATGACCGAACCAACATGCTGGTGATCAAGGACACCCGGGAAAACATCGAGAGCATTCGGCGCATGCTGAAACTGCTGGATATTCCCATCAAGCAGGTGGTGATCGAGGCGCGCATGGTCACCATCAACGAGGGGCTGGAGGAAGATCTGGGTATCAACTGGGAGTACCGCAATGACACCCAGGGGGGGCATAACCGCACCGTGGGGGATCTGAATATCAACCTGCCCATTACCAGTGAGGGCGGCTCCATTGGCCTGCAGATCGCCAAGCTGTCGGACGGCACCATTCTTGACCTTGAGCTGGCGGCGCTGGAGCGGGAAAACCGGGCCGAGATCATCGCCAGCCCCCGGGTGACCACTTCCAGCCAGAAACCGGCCCTGATCCAGCAGGGGGTTCAGATCCCCTACAGCACCGTCAGCGAGCAGGGCACCAATGTCGAGTTTGCCGATGCCTTTCTCAGTCTCAAGGTGACCCCCCAGATCACCCCCGATAACCGGGTGGTACTGGATCTGATGGTGACTCAGGACAGTGTGGGAGAATTTGTGCCCCAGTCCGACGGCTCCATTGTGCCCTCGATCAACGCCCAGTCGGTGACCACCCAGGTGCTGGTCAGTGATGGCGAAACCCTGGTGCTGGGAGGCATTTATCAGCAGGACATTACCCGCAATGTGTCCAAGGTGCCGCTGCTGGGAGACATTCCGGTGGTGGGGCGGCTGTTCAAGAGCACCTCCGACACCAACCGCAAACGGGAATTGATTATCTTCGTCACCCCCCGTATCGTGCACGACAGCATCTAG
- the aroK gene encoding shikimate kinase AroK: protein MAEKRNIFLVGPMGAGKSTIGKYLAQQLHMEFYDSDHEIERRTGADISWVFDVEGEEGFRQREEKVINELSELQGIVLATGGGSIKSRESRNRLSARGIVVYLETTVEKQLARVQKDKRRPLLQTEEAPRDVLERLAEERNELYREVADYIVRTDEQSAKLVANQIVELIGL from the coding sequence ATGGCTGAGAAACGCAATATCTTCCTAGTGGGACCTATGGGTGCGGGCAAGAGCACCATTGGTAAATACCTGGCACAGCAACTTCATATGGAGTTCTACGACTCCGATCACGAGATCGAGCGCCGCACCGGTGCCGATATCAGCTGGGTGTTTGATGTCGAAGGCGAAGAGGGCTTCCGCCAACGCGAAGAAAAAGTCATCAACGAGCTGAGCGAATTGCAGGGCATCGTGCTGGCCACCGGCGGGGGCTCCATCAAGAGCCGTGAAAGCCGTAACCGGCTGTCGGCCCGGGGCATAGTGGTGTACCTAGAAACCACGGTGGAAAAACAGCTGGCGCGGGTGCAGAAAGACAAGCGTCGTCCGCTGCTGCAAACCGAAGAAGCGCCGCGGGACGTGCTGGAGCGTCTGGCCGAAGAGCGCAACGAGCTCTACCGTGAAGTCGCCGACTACATAGTGCGTACCGATGAGCAGAGCGCCAAGCTGGTGGCCAACCAGATCGTTGAACTGATCGGCCTGTAA